The following is a genomic window from Chloracidobacterium sp..
GCAAGGCACCGCGGACACGGAAAGGTTTTGGGCGTCTCCGCAGGCGAGATCAAAACAAAGTTCCCGCCGCCGCAGCGGCCGCAAAACCTGACGCCTTCCGCGTATCTTGCATTACAATTCGCACAAGCAACGATGCCGGGCATCAAGCTCGAATACGGCGATCCGCCGGTGCTCGTCCCTTCGGACGGCGACGGTTGGCTCGCGCTCGCCGAATGAATGGGCCGAAGCTGGGCTTGTATCACCTGTTCGTTCGAGCCCGGGCGGATTTCGATCACACGTTCGTCATCCTTCTCACCCGCTTTTGAAACTCGAAGAATATGCTGGCCGGGCGGTATGTCACCCAGAACAACACGCCCCGAACTGCCGACGCTCGCTTTTCGTTCATCATCAATATAAACCTCAGCATTAACGGGGCCCAGAATAACAAGCCTTGCCGAACCCGAGCGTTTCTGGTCATCGACGTCCGCAGCCGCACCTTCGAGAGCATCTATCCATTCGGCGACAGATCCGAATCGGAGGTCTCGATCCGTTTCAAGCGACCGCATTATCACTCGATCCACATCCGGCGGAATATCCGATCGAAGCGATGCAAGCGGCTCCGGCTTATTCATGATCTTTTGCATTATCAGCTGCATCAGTTCGCCGGTGAAAGGCGTGCGGCCGCCCAGCATCAGATACGCGATCGTGCCAAGTGCATAAAGGTCGGCGCGTTTGTCGATACCGATCTCGGGCTGCATCTGTTCGGGAGCCATGAACTCGGGCGTTCCGATGATCCCGCGTGACGACGGTGTGGCATTTGACGATACGTCAGTGACCGTATGACTAACGACTTTCGCCAGCCCGAAGTCACCCACCTTTACAAAGCCGTCGCCGCCTTTGCCTTTCTGCATTATGAAGATGTTTGCAGGCTTGAGGTCTCGATGCAGTATGTTCAGATCGTGAGCGGCTTCGACGCCGTCAGAGATCTGCCGCAGGAGATGCACGGCACGCTTGACGGGCAGCGTACCTTCACGCCGAAGCAGTTTGTGAAGCGTCTCGCCTTCGACATACTCCATCACCAGATAAAAGATGCCGTCCGCACTTTCGCCAAAATCTGTAACGCTTACGGTGTTCGGATGCTGTATCGATGCCGCCGCCTGTGCTTCGCGCTCGAACCGCACGATCGCTTCGCCTTCCTGCAGATCCTCGCTGTTGAGCAGGTCGGGCCGAACGGTCTTTACAGCAACCATTCGTTTATCGAATTTTGTATCTTTGGCGAGATAGACCTGACCCATCGCGCCGCGGCCGAGCCTTGTTTCAAGCAGATATCTGCCTGCCAGCATCTGGTCGCCGGGGAGCGTTGCTTTTGTCGCCGTTTGATCGGACGGACACAAAAGTACATCGTCGCTCAAACATTTCTCACATTGCGGACATTCCCTCATCGTCAATTAGATTTTGAAGCCAAATAGCGAAAAATCCAAGTGTATGCTGTATCGCAACACGTTTGAGGCCTCAATATTTTGAGCCGCAAGGATAACACGATGCTTAGTTTTGCGTTTCTTTTCTCGTTTGCTATAATCCGATTTTGTTTCTGGGTCGTTAGCTCAGTTGGTAGAGCAACGGACTCTTAATCCGTGGGTCGCAGGTTCGATCCCTGCACGGCCTACCAGATAAAAAAGGCAAGAGGAAGGTCATCCTTTTGCCTTTTTCATTGGGTCAAACCTTATCCCGCCAAAGGAGTACCTCTTCTCGAAGGATCGGATTCTGTTGAAAGCTCCCTGTCTCGCCGTGAGCACGCGTCGCCCTTTGAATGTGCCAATAACTCAGGCCCAGCTTTCCGACGGCCCTGACGTATCGTGAGCGGGCCAACGCTTTGCCGGTGAATATTCCGCTGAGGATCCAGCCGGTACTGCGGAACGCCGATGTCGCTTTCTCTGCCAGTTCCGGCGAGATCAGGCCGCGTGCGATGTCAATAGCAAGCATTTCCTTCACGATCTTATGCTGCCTCCACATTATATAAAGTGCAAAGCAAACGAATATGAAGAAAAACGGCACTTCAGCAACAATATAACCAATAAGGAACGCACCGCCGCCTCCGACGGACGCCATTCCATTCCAAAGGGCATGAAGAGAGACCGCTCCGAAGTAACCCAATATGGGCATGAGAATCTTGACTATCTTGTTATGCGATTCCCTAGAAATACCGCAACCGATGCCTGTCATCGAGGTAAAAGTAACATGAGCGAACGGTGACAGCACACCGCGAAGGAAGACCAGAACCGCTACGCTGCCGGCATCGCCGGCACCGACCGCCCGGCCGTAATACAGCACATTCTCGACAGTTGCAAAACCAAGCGCGATAACGCCGGCAAACACAATTCCGTCAAGGATGTCGTCAAAATATCGCCTGAAGAAGATAAGCAGCAGGACGACACCGATCCCCTTTGACCCCTCTTCGACGATCGGGGCGCTAAAGACGGCTCCCGCGATCTCGCCTAGTTCAGGCCCGGCCGCCATCGATACCACCGCACCGACCAACGTATTTATAATGAACGAGACCACAACCGCGACCAGCGCACCCCATAGGAATGCCATGCCAAGCAGCCAAACCGGCTCGGGATCGTAACGATCAAGCCATATTATCGGCAAAATATAGACCATTGCCGGCAAGAACGCGATAACGGCAGCGATCACTGCTGCCACAGGGCCTACACTGAGGAACATAAGCCCGATAACGATCGACCCCAGAAATACGATAAGGAATAACGAGATCCCGATGCCGACATACTTGCCTGTCTTGCTCGCTTCGATCTTTGGCGGAGCGGCTCCGCCGAGGCCGAAGGATGCTATTGAATTTTGCATACTCTTCGGCTGACGCGAAACAGTATCGTCAAACTGCTCTATCTGAGCCTCACGCGTCATCGCTGCCGGAACTTCCGATTCAGCAATACGGACGTTGGCAGTTACACCGTTCGAGCCGAACTGAATAACATCGCCGTTATTGAGTCTGGCGGTGGTTATCCTTGAGCCGTTCACGAAAGTGCCGTTGGTACTCTGATTGTCAGTAATGTAAAATCCGTCGGACCGTGCCTCGATAAATGCGTGCTGTTTTGAGGCGATCCTCTCAACCAACGGATCGAACCTCACCGTGCAGGCCTCGCTCCGCCCAATGGTCATAAAACCTGTTTGCAGGTCAAAGCTCTGCCCCGCCAGCGTTCCGGCATTCACGGTAATGTCCAGTTTCATAATGCGATGATAGGTGCAAACGCTGAAAAGTCAAGCAACATCACGACAAATACTCGAACGATACTGTTGCTGAAAAAGCAAAAGCCGCTATCCGACTCCGGATGCGGCTTTTACCGTAATTCTCCTGCCTTCAGGCCGCGTTATGAGACCATACGTTCGGCCTCATCGCGCATTGCCAACTCGAACCTGCCGGGGCCGACCTTTTTGAAGCGAGTGTTGCGGCTGAGTGTTACCGCAACTGAGATCGTAGGATTGTTTCCCTTGAATTTCATCCCGCCTGCGATCAAAGCGTTATAGAGTTCATTCACATGCATTGCACGGCCGGCCTCACGCAGCAGGAGCGTACACGCCTGTGTGATGGTGCGGTCGCTGAAACGCTCGCTCACGGGCTCAAAATCAACTTGGCGAAGCGGCGGGCGGCGATGCTGATTCATATAAGCAACACTACCCTTTGGCTCGATATTGTCCCGATCTCGATCGGCGCGTCCCGATACATTTCCGATCTGATATTCATCATCGATCGAGAGCCGCGTCGGACGATGCGAACCATCGGCAGACCCGCTGCTCACAAGCAGTGCAAAGATCGCCTGTTCGGTCTTGGTCGCAGCTTCCTCGTGGGCCGCGATCTGCTCGCGAACCTCCAGAACTTCCCTCTGGATCTCCTGGAGCTTATTCGTAAGCCGGCTTTGAGCATTCCGAGTTTGTTGAAGGCTGCTTTCAAGGGCTGCAATGAGATTTTCGTCTACCATAATGTTAGGAAATGAAAGAAGTTCAGCGGTGTGAACGGTGTTTTTTCCGAATGAAGATCGTTACGAATTTCGTTGAACGACGAATACTAAGATCGCCTCTAATGCAGAACGATACTCTGTTTCGGGTAAAACTTCAAGACTTTTTCTTGCGCGGGCCAAATAAGAGTCAGCCTCGCTCTGAAGCTGCTCAATAATGCCGCCGCTGTAAAGCCGGCGTACAAGTTCGCCGCGCGAGATGCTTTCGTAACTTCCGTCATTCATCACGCGATCAAGGTCAGCACGCGATGCGGGCTGCTTCTGTATCAAACGAATGAACGGCAATGTGAGCTTGCCTTCAAGCAGATCTGATCCCGCTGATTTGCCGATCGTGTCGTCTTCGCTCGTTACATCAAGAAGGTCGTCGGCAAGCTGGAATGCAATGCCGAGATCCATTCCAAACTCGCGCATTGCTGAGACTGTTTCGTCCGAAGCACCTGCCATTATTGCCCCGATCTCACAGCAACCCGAGAAAAGATACGCCGTTTTGCGCCGAAGGATATCAAAATACGCGTCCTCAGAGATATCCGCATTGCCAATGACAGTAAGCTGTATCAGT
Proteins encoded in this region:
- a CDS encoding PrsW family intramembrane metalloprotease, encoding MKLDITVNAGTLAGQSFDLQTGFMTIGRSEACTVRFDPLVERIASKQHAFIEARSDGFYITDNQSTNGTFVNGSRITTARLNNGDVIQFGSNGVTANVRIAESEVPAAMTREAQIEQFDDTVSRQPKSMQNSIASFGLGGAAPPKIEASKTGKYVGIGISLFLIVFLGSIVIGLMFLSVGPVAAVIAAVIAFLPAMVYILPIIWLDRYDPEPVWLLGMAFLWGALVAVVVSFIINTLVGAVVSMAAGPELGEIAGAVFSAPIVEEGSKGIGVVLLLIFFRRYFDDILDGIVFAGVIALGFATVENVLYYGRAVGAGDAGSVAVLVFLRGVLSPFAHVTFTSMTGIGCGISRESHNKIVKILMPILGYFGAVSLHALWNGMASVGGGGAFLIGYIVAEVPFFFIFVCFALYIMWRQHKIVKEMLAIDIARGLISPELAEKATSAFRSTGWILSGIFTGKALARSRYVRAVGKLGLSYWHIQRATRAHGETGSFQQNPILREEVLLWRDKV
- a CDS encoding protein kinase, translating into MSDDVLLCPSDQTATKATLPGDQMLAGRYLLETRLGRGAMGQVYLAKDTKFDKRMVAVKTVRPDLLNSEDLQEGEAIVRFEREAQAAASIQHPNTVSVTDFGESADGIFYLVMEYVEGETLHKLLRREGTLPVKRAVHLLRQISDGVEAAHDLNILHRDLKPANIFIMQKGKGGDGFVKVGDFGLAKVVSHTVTDVSSNATPSSRGIIGTPEFMAPEQMQPEIGIDKRADLYALGTIAYLMLGGRTPFTGELMQLIMQKIMNKPEPLASLRSDIPPDVDRVIMRSLETDRDLRFGSVAEWIDALEGAAADVDDQKRSGSARLVILGPVNAEVYIDDERKASVGSSGRVVLGDIPPGQHILRVSKAGEKDDERVIEIRPGSNEQVIQAQLRPIHSASASQPSPSEGTSTGGSPYSSLMPGIVACANCNARYAEGVRFCGRCGGGNFVLISPAETPKTFPCPRCLARLPENSRFCGRCGFSISSPASFMSASTPNFGTSRSLPPQAERLCPRCGGIYPAQIKFCGRCGQTL
- a CDS encoding polyprenyl synthetase family protein, whose translation is MTDRTAAIKQEAMSQAGGILGLIEREMSLVDVEFTRQASSNISIVEHLGEYIRSSGGKRIRPALMILSTYAAGGEGSREGVIRMATVMEMLHTATLVHDDIIDNADTRRGRASVNARFGNQLAVLMGDWLYMSAFETSLGERSLRILDILTRLTRKMTEGELIQLTVIGNADISEDAYFDILRRKTAYLFSGCCEIGAIMAGASDETVSAMREFGMDLGIAFQLADDLLDVTSEDDTIGKSAGSDLLEGKLTLPFIRLIQKQPASRADLDRVMNDGSYESISRGELVRRLYSGGIIEQLQSEADSYLARARKSLEVLPETEYRSALEAILVFVVQRNS